From the Trifolium pratense cultivar HEN17-A07 linkage group LG4, ARS_RC_1.1, whole genome shotgun sequence genome, the window AATTTTAGTAGAAGAAATTAAAAGTTGAACGATTTAGGATAACTCTAAGCTATTACTGAGTGCAATTAAAATGCACGTAGAGCGAGTGTACTCCATCTAGGGATGGAAATGAGTCGAGTCGAATCTGTTTGAGTTCTATTCGATTTGATAAGAATTGGTACGGCTCGAAACTCGATTCATATTTGACTCGAACTCAATTTTATCTCGAGTTTGGCATGTTTAAAATTCACGAACAGCTTGGTTCGGCTTGCTAGGttaacatgaattttttttctagcTCGAATTCGATTTCGTATGAGTTCACGAACAACTTGATTCTGCTCATTAGCTCAAGCTACATGACtcaaaagtgaaaaataaaataaaattttattagatCCAACTAGAGTCATTATCTAGATCAAACAGAAGtttgcaaattttatatttgcACAAAAGATACAGAATCagttataacaataataaccGAATTGAGATATCCATTGAGATATCCATTAAAAAATTGTTCTTGTGTTTTTCCATAGTACTAGTATTAATAATATCATTACAAATGCAATTGATATTGTTTGCAGCAATAGAATCGAATGCAAAACAACATGAGTGACTTGGATGTGAGTTACTGTCGATAAAATATGGTAGACACTCTGCCACCATAGAATTTATAATTGATATACAATCACTTGTTGTTGCTTCAGTACTCGATATATTTGAGAATTGAATCGAAGCAGCATTATTACTTTTGAAGAAGATCACTGCAAGAACAAGGAAAGCCGCTAAAATATTTTACATGTAGCTTTTTCAAGTATGACTATGCAtgggtcaattttttttttttcaccgcCGGTTTAATTAAATCaggatcagttctgacatcaggTGGTTCCAACcccctctcgatcgcagttgtggaAATCAAACCGTAGTCCTCTCtatcaagttcaacgtcaatcaccactgaactaacTAACATTGGTTGGGTCAAAGATTTAGTTAAAAGTTAACAAAGAGAACATGGAAAGAGTTAAAAAAAGAGAAGTGAACAATAATAAGTTCTTAAGGACACAAAAAGGTAGAAGATCTATTTCCATTCGTTCATTGGGTGCTTCTTCTATTCAACAAGTCCATACTAACAAGTCCATTCAAGACAAGTAATATAATTATTTGCATATTTAGGTCTAAAATTATATCTTGTAACGGAAAGAATATATGTAGTTAGGTACAGGTGGTAGTTTCAGTTTAGTAGAAAAAGTTTAATGACGTAGAACTTGATTGAGAATTGAGAAGGTGAAGGCATATGGAAAGATATTAGTTTAGCAAgattctgaaaaaaaaaaaagtaatatattgCCACAGGAATATGCTAAATAACAATGGTGCTATGGGGTGTAAATCCTAAATAACAATGTAGTTTGTCCACAGGAATATGTATGCTTGAATGATTTGTTTCATGCCATCGATATAGTATAAAACTTCCAAAAACAACTTTAATTCTGCTTCTTCAACATTTCTTGCCGCTCTCAATTGTCCAACCTGCAATTTGAGTCAgaatgaaaagaagaagaaaaaggaacAACTTCAGATCATAGAGACATTGGTGTGCTGCACAGCACAGACAGTGCACGATATTGCTTCAATTCAATAGTTTTGTTTCATGTCCATAGAGGTGAATTTGAATTTACTATGGTATTTGCAGGATATTGGAACTTTGTCTTTGTTCACAAAAAGTGAATGAcattgttgctgctgctgctgctccTGAAACGGATTGGAGCTTCGATGCTCTTGTCTCCGAGCTCAATGCTTTGGAGAATAAACTCGCTGCCACATTCCACTGAACCTTTGCATTTTAATAAATCAACAACATCAAGATACTTATTCAATCATATGAGGAACTACagtgaaaaagaaattgagaaagGGAGAAGCTTTGTATTTCATGCCCCTGAGTATGAGACAGTGCACGATTATGACAATGACAAAAGCGTTAGTAGTTGGAAAACGCTTCATTTGTGATGACCTTGATGCAGTGACTAATGATTTTGATGCTGACCCTGCTTTCGAAGTGCAATGTTACCTGATAAATAAAGTTTCAGAGGTAGAGCGTGCTTTGGCTAATGATGAAATTAGGAATAAGGTCTCTCAGCATTGGAGACAGCTCTACTGAATGAAAGACAGAATTCTAtttcaaaatagaaaaaaacaaGGCAGGAGTTGGATAGAAAGTTTACACTCAATTTCAGTGCCGAATTGCAGAAGTACTTGATAATCACTTGACTGCAGTTCAAATTTCAATTAGACCGTGAACTGTCACACATAGAATAAAGGAAAATAAGAAATGATGCGGCGTATGAAGACCACAAGAGAGAAAAGCAAAAGCAAGAAAAGGCTGAATATGCTctatataaaagatataaatcTCAGACAACTTTTTAGTTGATCTGAAATCACAAAATGTACCAAAATTGAACCAGATTGTTTTACATATACAGGCttatatagaaaataatttttttttgacatactAACATCGTCGTGAAAGCAAGTGATGCATCTCCAAACTTATTTTAGTTAGTGATCATAACAATGAGTTTTAAAGGTCATTATGCTTTTAAAAAATCCTAATTTGAGTATTTGAGATTCAATGACAATAAAACATCAAATAGTTGTAAACATGCAAATAAAATGGCTCAAGAATCATCCAGGCAGCACCAGGTGCTGGTCTACCAGCTCTAATAACGAACTTCCAAAATTGAGTCAGCGCTGGGCGCCCCTGGCAGACAGCACCAGCAGAAAAACAAATTTTCGCATGCTTTCCACATTCCATACAATCTTAAACCAGGCTTTAGAAAATATATCATAAATCATTCGTCAAAAAGAAACCGAGAAGAAATGTTTTTGAGTTGGTGACTTAATTTGAGTATGATTAATCATTATTCCAAAAATTTTGATGAaggattctagaaattcaaaggattttaaatactagacaattcaattgattcaattgaattcccttgattttcaaattccattgtttggataaagtgttgaaattccatcaattgtaaaattctttgtttggataatgtaattgaattttcttcatttaattttatttattttaataaaatcgaccctaaacccaaaaattggccgaaaaaccgaaaaaatcggctaaaaaacctaaaatcgaccaaaagccctaaaatcgactataaactctaaaatcggctgaaaacccaaaatttaatcgaaaacccaaaaatcgaccctaaacccaaaaaatcggccgaaaaacctaaaatcggcaaaaaacccaaaaatcgactataaaccctaaaatcgaccgaaaaacgaaaaattgaccgaaaaacccaaaaatggactataaaccctaatatcggccgaaaaatgggtttatattcgattttggggtttatagccgatttcaggattttgggtcgattttaggttttctgTCGAGTTTTTTGGGATTAGGGACGATTTTATattcttcggccgattttttgggtttttggccgattttagggttatagtcgatttttggaattttggccgattttaggtttttttgccgatttttcAGGTTgccagccgattttagggtttatagtcgattttttggattttggctgattttaggttttcggccgattttttgggttttcggtcaatttttggtttttcggtcgattttttgggttttcagccgattttagagtttatagtcgatttttggaattttggccggtattaggtttttctgccgatttttcgggttgccggccgattttagggtttatagtcgaatTTTTAGATTTTGGCCGaatttaggttttcggccgattttttgggttttcggtcgtttttttggtttttcggccgattttagggtttatagtcgatttttggaattttggccgattttatgtttttctgccgattttttgggttttcggccgattttagggtttatagtcgatttttgggcttttggccgattttaggttttttctgccgattttttggattttcggccgatttagcgtttatcttcgattttaggtttttcggttaattttagattttacgatcaattagtaatttttaaaagtttatagagaagaaggaatttcaaattctttggttttaggtgtcattttgaaattctctaaatttaacttggacaaaatacttcataaatttccatcattttgaaaattcttcaaattttcatccaaacaatgtaattcacctcaaatcatttgaattccctcaaaacattactttacctcaaaaaattcccccatccaaacacactctaagctTCCCCATTTGCTTAAGCATGTGTATGGCAAAATCACATCCACTGCACAAAGATAAAAAGGTAATCAGTACAAACTAATCTAAACACAGATATCATATCATCGAAACACAATGGTAGCAACCAAACAACAAACCAGTCTATAATGTTAATTAACAACATCGAAACATACCTGATCGATCCCTCCTTATTAAGTCATGTTGCCGCTAAATCAGACGCCGTTATTTTCTTCTTCAGAATCCACTGCGTCATATCACCGCTTCTCCTTGGCAAGTAATATTCACTGAGGTACGTTAAACAACTTGCAGCCGTAGTTGTACCTATCAAAATCCAGATGATTGCCCACCATTTCCCGCCCGTTGTTTTGAATGAAAATTCGCCGTAACCAACCGTCGTAACCGAAGTAAcggaaaaataaaaactatcaATCCAATGTAGCTTCTCGATACGGTGTGTTGTGATTGTTCCAAGAGCAATTAACAAGATGATAACAACCACACAAATACAAAACTTAGCTCTCTTACTAATTTCTGTGTCATCAAACATCCACGCCTTTAGAGTTGGATTCCAGCTATCCTTGTTTCTCACTAACGATGCCTCTATTGTATCACAAATGTGTTCAAACACATTATTAAGTCGATAACTCACCACAAAACCCAACAAAATGAAAACACTTGTGATAATTTTTGCAACTGCGGTATCTGGAATGATGTCTCCGTATCCAACGGTGGATAAAGTCACTGCACCGAAGTATAAAGCATCTACGATTGTAACCGTTGAACTTGTGGTATTCTTCAAACTCCCATTCACGAGTTAAAATATAACCCCAAAACCAAGATAAATGAAAGGTAAGAGGTACCGATATAAAATTGTATCAGAATGATGAGGTGGCAGGAGCGGGGTTTCACTTTCATCCAATAGTGGATCTGTTTCTTCAGAGTTGTTGCCTTGAACGGTGGTATCACGAGTAATATCATTGGTAGTTTCATTCTTTAATTCTTAAGTAAGTAGTAGACATTATAAAAGTAGGGTGTTTTTGAGGGATGTCCGCCACCTAAAGTAGGGTGTTTATGCTAAGCTATAGGGTCCAAGCTATATACAAGAGATTCTATTTATAATTAGCTTTTCTAACTAACATCTTAACTTCCTAAACAACTTACTTACATAATTAACTTACTCAATCTAACATAATGTTATACACCTAAGACTCAAGAAAATACTTCTTGATAGTGTATGTTAACTATGTCATAAGTTAAAGTAGCTAAAATTGGTAGATAAGAGAAATACTGGTTACATGATATTTTGAACACACTctaaaatcacttttataattggccaatttttttttatttattttttaaaaaaaaatcctcttatatttatgttatgttttccaatgtttaaattttaaacaattttgtgatttttttaaaaaaaatcctcttatttttatgttatgttttccaatgtttaaattttaaacaattttgtgtaaaaaaaaaactaacctaTATTTCAATAAAGaactaacatatataaatgatatttttggTACTTATTATTTGTCAATAAAtgtaaaatacattttttttactaattactaTTGTCATTCTATTATCAAAACTGATATATAGCATCAAACCGCACGTTTAAATCTAGTTGTATAATGTTAATTAACAACATCGAAGCATACCTGATTAATTCATCCTTATCAAGTCATGTCGTCGCTAAATCTGACAAAGTTATTTTCTTCTTAGGAATCCATTGTGTCATATCGCCGCTTCTCCTTTGCAAGTCGTATTCGCTGAGGTGTGTAAACGAACTTGTAACTGTAGTTGTGCTTATCAAAATTCAGATACTTGCCCACCATTTTCCAGCTTTAGTTTTGAACGAATAATCACTGTCACCAACAATTGTAACCGAAGTAACGGAAAGGTAAAAACTATCAATCCAATGTAGCTTCTCAGTATAGTGCGCTACGATACGATTGTTTTAATAGCAATTAAGAAGACGACACCAACCACGGGAACACAAATTTTAGCTCTCTTACTCAtgatattttaaagttttattaattttatatcatCAAAAAAGGCGGTTGAAACATGTGAAgttaacttttgtaaaaaaaaaaggcattgattgaaattgaaaatagaaaCTTTTGAGAGATTCGAGTTCGAATAAAATTTTaaaggactaaaaataaaagtgGATATATCAAGAAGGACCAAATATATGTTTAACTCAAAATATAATCTATAAACATAATAAATCACAATATTTtacttatataaaatataaattaaagaacatagaaaaacaaaactaataataaaaataaaaattgacctCTACAACACTTTAACGAGTCAAATTCATGCTTATATATAAAGCGAACTAAATTTCATcattcatcaaataataaataaaatattgagatTTTCATTATAAACAATTAAGTACTTAACAAGTAACGATAAATTCAATTTAATAGTTTTAATTAGCAATTCATGACTTTGTATAGATTTTCATTATAAACAATTAAGTTATTTGCAATAAActcattgttattttattagttaatAAAAATCTCCCTACTGTTACTTAAGATGTCAgaagtgtcaaaataaaataagacgAAATAAATctattaaacaaataataaattttttagtatTATATTTCTTCTAACTTTTGACAAATAAACTGATTTAGaataactaaatatatttttattatggtAGCTAagcataaaatataattaatcattcaagtcaaaaaaaatattttgggcATCATACTTAGGCTTTTTATCCTCTGTATTGTACCACCGTTCCAACAACATACTTGCTGTGAATAATTTTTCCTTTGGAAAATTGCTAACAATTTCTCAacatattatttgtattttattttaatttgttagcTGCACCGTTAATGGCCTCTTAATTTCATGATATTTATTTGAAGAATAATATTACCTATTTTGAGATTCTAACTTTAGTCTAACTTTTTATCATTAATCATTcaaaaaaagacaaaacaacaaaaacaaaaataaaaactcatttCTAATTAAAACTTTTTTGTCAATGCATGCATTCCTAGTTCATCAAATAATTGCTTAGGTTTCAATGGTGGAAAAAAATAAAGGTTTTGGTTCTGAAACAAGGAAGCAACTTAAAGAGATTCGTTCAAATTGGGTTGTTTATGATTATTGTCGTGATTTTAGACGTTATGCCCGTGGTCTTCCTTATGAATGTCGCAAGACCAACAATCGCTTAACTGATCTTCAAGATGAACATTAGAGATTACACGCAATCATGATGCATTCTTGTGCCAATTATATATTGTgtcataaatttttaattattttagattgtagaattatgtatttaatttattggAGAATTATTTGGTAACACGATGAAGAAAATAGGTATTGGTACCTctccaaaattaattatttatttaaagataaTTCAATATGTAGATATTAAGTAATATACTCCACAAATTTTAGGATATACTGAGagtttatcttatttatttgttattttgtattggaattttttttttttacacatgtatatataatatattgctATTTTGTCTGTAAGACTTGATAAATTCATTCCGACCTAAAAAGAAATTCATTCAATTGACAATAGTTAGGTTGAACATTTCGTAGTTATCCGAgtttaaatttgaaatattcGATTTATGTGTGTATATTTGTCACTTCATTAACAATGTGTTTGGTATGAAAGAAATgatgaagagagaaataataataaatagaaatAGAATAGAGATATgtaaatctattttattttcgcctCTTTTCCTCGTCCAACACTTTCtcttacttattttttctctctttacAACTTATCTTTTAAtggtgaataaaaaaaattggttcaatggtgaaaaatttgagtagtttttttttttttttttctttttactgaCACATAAATTAGAGTAGCTATGAGTACTAGATTCAAATTCTACTACTTCCATATTGCACACCcaaatgatgttttctcttctcacctcccgtgaatcttttatacccctcaatatttcaattttgcccttgcagaaaaattcggttcgcagaaaccgaaaaTTGTACTACTTTAA encodes:
- the LOC123922649 gene encoding two-pore potassium channel 4-like, with amino-acid sequence MKLPMILLVIPPFKATTLKKQIHYWMKNTTSSTVTIVDALYFGAVTLSTVGYGDIIPDTAVAKIITSVFILLGFVVSYRLNNVFEHICDTIEASLVRNKDSWNPTLKAWMFDDTEISKRAKFCICVVVIILLIALGTITTHRIEKLHWIDSFYFSVTSVTTVGYGEFSFKTTGGKWWAIIWILIGTTTAASCLTYLSEYYLPRRSGDMTQWILKKKITASDLAAT